One Brassica napus cultivar Da-Ae chromosome C2, Da-Ae, whole genome shotgun sequence DNA window includes the following coding sequences:
- the LOC106393341 gene encoding uncharacterized protein LOC106393341: MSHRLSRADEEKWPSNPNSRGRRAPVKIPASNTSALIEDNRLTLIGRVTNPAIQKTRALIDFFLQHWSVVGNFTGRDLGPNLFQFRFETEADLQSILRRGPYHFKRWMIILQRWEPNVSDSFPTLIPFWIAVHGLPLHLWTNESLHAIGSELGHVEAKDAAKGKVRVLINGMRPMDFHLDIELPSGETKVVELQYENLDKHCFSCKSLCHETKDCPSSMALKDRLSKPVGINQSQTLKRIEADKRRQDERRLSRFLPINNRGNGRASDSRPYSNSRYEDSRRYARDADSRSLLEGKEQVATHSRSYARDPISYSNQSVTHRPSNSQTQVAIARPTISNRSEGSRRQPLYEKESTKVWVEKAFTAAPATHHQGHTSQTPSHTPSPRPAREQMISPPPTGKVDESASMVRKSALHRLSLPSSGNIVLQYGVPSSNSESNRLQDVEIQYLEDNLRNQVVDSASKPSGSRVPATERLSLPESPSSPIRTLSEDRVHVSLRLEGLPDQYPEEDAPSKAPQQKKRLCRPPMLQELKQFRNPRLRQYQRSLQLERGLPGAPCKA; the protein is encoded by the coding sequence ATGTCGCACAGACTCTCCAGAGCTGATGAGGAGAAGTGGCCttcaaaccctaattctaggGGCCGCAGAGCTCCAGTCAAAATCCCAGCTTCCAACACATCTGCACTCATCGAAGATAACAGACTTACTTTGATTGGAAGAGTCACGAATCCTGCGATACAGAAGACTAGAGCTCTTATTGATTTCTTCCTCCAACACTGGTCAGTGGTTGGTAATTTCACTGGTCGCGACCTGGGACCCAATCTCTTTCAGTTTAGATTCGAAACAGAGGCAGATCTACAGTCCATCCTCCGTAGAGGCCCTTACCATTTTAAGCGCTGGATGATTATCTTGCAAAGGTGGGAACCTAACGTTTCGGACAGCTTTCCTACTCTTATCCCCTTTTGGATAGCTGTTCATGGCTTACCTCTCCACTTATGGACAAACGAATCTCTTCATGCTATTGGCTCTGAACTGGGCCATGTAGAAGCCAAGGATGCAGCAAAAGGAAAGGTCCGTGTGCTGATTAATGGCATGAGGCCTATGGATTTTCATCTTGATATTGAGCTCCCATCAGGGGAAACAAAAGTAGTCGAGCTGCAATATGAAAACTTGGACAAGCATTGCTTCTCCTGCAAGTCACTGTGTCATGAAACCAAAGACTGCCCCTCATCTATGGCCCTCAAAGATCGTCTCTCTAAACCAGTGGGGATTAACCAGTCTCAAACCTTGAAACGTATTGAAGCAGACAAAAGGAGACAGGATGAGAGGAGACTTTCTCGATTCCTCCCCATTAACAATCGAGGAAACGGAAGGGCCTCTGACAGCAGACCTTACTCTAACTCAAGGTATGAAGATTCTCGTCGCTACGCTAGAGATGCAGATTCTAGATCGCTCCTAGAGGGGAAGGAACAGGTAGCTACTCACTCAAGGAGCTATGCCCGAGACCCCATATCGTACAGCAACCAGTCTGTCACACACCGACCTTCAAACTCCCAAACTCAAGTTGCCATAGCAAGACCCACTATTTCTAATCGAAGTGAGGGTTCCAGACGCCAACCGCTATATGAGAAGGAAAGTACCAAAGTGTGGGTGGAGAAAGCTTTCACAGCAGCTCCTGCTACACACCACCAGGGACACACCTCTCAAACTCCATCTCACACTCCTTCTCCAAGACCGGCACGTGAACAGATGATTTCACCTCCACCTACCGGAAAGGTTGATGAAAGCGCCTCAATGGTGAGGAAATCAGCGCTTCACCGTCTCTCCCTACCCTCTTCTGGGAATATCGTACTCCAGTATGGAGTTCCTAGCTCAAACTCTGAAAGTAACAGGCTGCAGGATGTGGAAATTCAGTACTTAGAGGACAATCTTCGCAATCAGGTTGTTGACAGCGCCTCTAAACCCTCAGGGTCCAGAGTTCCTGCTACTGAAAGATTATCATTACCAGAGTCTCCCTCCTCTCCTATTCGAACTCTGAGCGAGGATCGTGTCCATGTTTCCCTTCGTTTGGAAGGTCTGCCAGACCAGTACCCAGAAGAGGATGCTCCTTCTAAGGCCCCTCAGCAGAAGAAGAGACTTTGCAGACCACCAATGCTTCAAGAACTCAAACAGTTCCGAAACCCCCGACTAAGGCAGTACCAAAGAAGCCTACAACTAGAAAGAGGGCTCCCCGGAGCCCCTTGCAAGGCATAA